A genomic region of Gossypium hirsutum isolate 1008001.06 chromosome D01, Gossypium_hirsutum_v2.1, whole genome shotgun sequence contains the following coding sequences:
- the LOC107922131 gene encoding mitochondrial substrate carrier family protein C, with protein sequence MLSKNDPIESISNSIQFVKEAFLPLELGIKKAAKDVESCFGVSNDKGKLVELVPQLNVSDRNDKVQIFGMKKSNGNFGSILNNGQCCLGSEERKKGPSVKVPIKAFIGMFSPGNGKNDEKVEAVRKGLKEKDVDRDEGSCMNCFQFSATWSVLVNGFVQAIPSSFNTGRKRIQKMGDKDKGCRHSSTHDMKSKASSECKHREAKAQFSAKNEGLEHSDGKHVECFIGLILDQLTQNLQKFDQLLQESNRKHCECPQTPSPPSQFDYFKVVASIWEGQKADVNGFLGNLKFARVGGVPSGMVGVASHVNEEGDDDVSTGRREESTGNSPQKLASGILSIPLSNVERLRSTLSTVSLTELVELLPLLGRSSQDHPDKKKLFSVQDFFRYTESEGRRFFEELDRDGDGHVTLEDLEVAMRKRKLPQRYAREFMRRTRSHLFSKSFNWKQFLSLMEQKEPTILRAYTSLCLSKSGTLQKSEILASLKNAGLPANEDNAVAMMRFLNADTEESISYGHFRNFMLLLPSDRLLQDDPRNIWFEAATVVAVAPPVEIHAGSVLKSALAGGLSCALSTSLLHPVDTIKTRVQASTLTFPEIISKLPQIGVRGLYRGSIPAILGQFSSHGLRTGIFEASKLVLINVAPNLPDIQVQSMASFCSTLLGTAVRIPCEVLKQRLQAGLFDNVGEAIVGTWNQDGLKGFFRGTGATLCREVPFYVAGMGLYAESKKLAQQLLQRELEPWETIAVGAVSGGLAAVVTTPFDVMKTRMMTAPGGRPISMSVVAFSILRHEGPLGLFKGAVPRFFWIAPLGAMNFAGYELAKKAMVKNEEDQLSQKKLAKI encoded by the exons ATGTTGTCTAAAAATGATCCAATTGAATCGATTTCGAATTCGATTCAATTTGTAAAAGAAGCATTTTTACCTCTTGAATTGGGTATTAAGAAAGCTGCAAAAGATGTCGAAAGTTGTTTCGGGGTGTCGAATGATAAAGGAAAGCTTGTTGAATTGGTTCCCCAATTGAATGTTAGTGATAGGAATGATAAGGTTCAAATATTTGGTATGAAGAAGAGTAATGGTAATTTTGGTAGTATTCTTAATAATGGGCAATGTTGTCTTGGTagtgaagagagaaagaaagggcCGTCTGTTAAAGTTCCGATCAAGGCTTTTATAGGAATGTTTTCGCCAGGAAATGGCAAGAACGACGAGAAGGTTGAGGCGGTTAGGAAAGGATTGAAAGAAAAGGATGTGGATAGAGATGAAGGGTCTTGTATGAATTGCTTTCAGTTTTCTGCTACTTGGTCAGTGTTGGTTAACGGTTTTGTTCAGGCTATACCAAGCTCGTTTAACACGGGTAGGAAAAGAATTCAGAAAATGGGTGACAAAGATAAAGGGTGTCGACATTCAAGTACTCATGACATGAAATCAAAGGCTTCATCTGAGTGTAAGCATAGAGAGGCAAAGGCTCAGTTTAGTGCAAAGAATGAGGGTTTGGAACATAGTGATGGGAAACATGTTGAATGTTTTATAGGGCTTATTCTTGATCAGTTGACTCAAAATCTTCAGAAGTTTGATCAACTTCTACAGGAAAGTAATCGTAAGCACTGTGAATGTCCACAGACTCCATCTCCTCCCTCTCAGTTTGATTACTTTAAAGTAGTGGCAAGCATTTGGGAAGGTCAAAAAGCTGATGTAAATGGGTTTTTGGGAAATTTGAAGTTTGCTAGAGTGGGAGGTGTTCCGTCAGGTATGGTTGGAGTTGCTTCTCATGTGAATGAAGAGGGTGATGATGATGTTAGTACCGGACGTAGGGAAGAATCGACTGGTAATTCCCCACAGAAACTGGCCAGTGGGATTCTTAGCATTCCTCTATCAAATGTGGAGCGTTTGAGATCCACCTTATCCACCGTCTCACTGACAGAATTGGTTGAGCTTCTACCGCTTTTGGGCCGCTCTTCACAAGACCATCCTGACAAGAAGAAATTATTCTCTGTGCAGGATTTCTTCAGATACACAGAGTCTGAAG GGAGGAGGTTCTTTGAAGAATTGGATAGAGATGGTGACGGACATGTAACTTTAGAAGATCTTGAAGTTGctatgagaaaaagaaaattgcCACAGAGATATGCTCGGGAATTCATGCGCCGCACGAGAAGTCATCTGTTTTCTAAATCTTTCAATTGGAAGCAGTTTTTGTCTTTGATGGAACAGAAGGAGCCAACTATTCTTCGAGCTTATACTTCTCTCTGTTTAAGCAAGTCTGGGACCCTCCAGAAAAGTGAAATATTGGCCTCACTTAAAAATGCTGGACTTCCTGCAAATGAAGACAATGCTGTTGCTATGATGCGATTTCTGAATGCAGACACTGAAGAATCTATTTCATATGGACACTTCCGCAATTTTATGCTTCTGTTGCCTTCTGATCGCCTACTTCAAGATGACCCTCG GAATATCTGGTTTGAAGCTGCAACTGTTGTTGCTGTTGCACCACCTGTGGAAATACATGCTGGAAGTGTTCTTAAATCCGCGTTGGCTGGGGGTCTTTCATGTGCACTCTCCACATCTTTACTGCACCCAGTTGATACTATAAAG ACTCGAGTTCAAGCATCAACGCTTACCTTCCCTGAAATTATTTCAAAGCTTCCACAAATTGGAGTACGGGGGTTATATCGGGGTTCAATCCCTGCAATTCTTGGACAGTTTTCAAG CCATGGCCTGCGAACAGGAATATTTGAAGCAAGTAAACTTGTACTGATCAATGTTGCTCCAAACCTCCCAGACATCCAG GTTCAATCCATGGCATCATTCTGCAGTACACTTTTGGGAACAGCGGTGCGGATTCCTTGTGAGGTACTAAAGCAGCGTTTGCAAGCTGGTCTTTTTGACAACGTTGGAGAAGCTATTGTTGGTACTTGGAACCAAGACGGTCTAAAAGGTTTTTTCCGTGGGACTGGAGCCACTCTCTGCCGTGAGGTGCCATTCTATGTTGCTGGAATGGGCCTCTATGCTGAATCCAAAAAG CTTGCCCAACAACTTCTTCAACGGGAACTGGAACCATGGGAAACTATTGCCGTTGGAGCTGTATCTGGAGGGTTAGCTGCCGTTGTCACTACACCTTTTGATGTCATGAAAACTAGAATGATGACTGCTCCAGGGGGCCGACCCATATCTATGTCAGTGGTAGCCTTTTCTATACTCCGTCACGAGGGACCTCTCGGTCTGTTTAAAGGAGCAGTACCCCGGTTTTTCTGGATTGCTCCCTTAGGCGCCATGAACTTTGCCGGCTACGAGTTGGCAAAGAAAGCCATGGTAAAAAATGAAGAGGATCAACTGTCCCAAAAGAAATTGGCTAAAATCTGA
- the LOC107922615 gene encoding ATP synthase subunit d, mitochondrial has product MSGAGKKVVDVAFKAGKSIDWEGMAKLLVSDEARKEFATLRRTFDEVNSTLQTKFSQEPEPIDWEYYRKGIGSRLVDMYKEAYESVEIPKFVDTVTPQFKPKFDALLVELKEAEEKSLKESERLEKEIADVQELKQKISTMTADEYFEKHPELKKKFDDEIRNDNWGY; this is encoded by the exons ATGAGCGGAGCAGGAAAGAAAGTAGTGGATGTGGCTTTCAAAGCAGGAAAGAGCATTGATTGGGAAGGGATGGCGAAGCTTTTGGTCTCCGATGAGGCTCGCAAAGAGTTCGCCACTCTTCGTCGCACTTTCGATGAAGTTAACTCCACTTTGCAGACCAAGTTCAGTCAG GAACCTGAGCCTATCGATTGGGAATATTATAGAAAAGGAATCGGCTCGCGATTGGTGGATATGTACAAAGAGGCTTATGAGA GCGTAGAGATCCCCAAGTTTGTTGACACAGTCACTCCTCAATTCAAACCGAAATTTGATGCATTG TTGGTTGAATTGAAAGAAGCAGAGGAGAAATCTTTGAAAGAGTCCGAGCGTTTGGAGAAAGAAATTGCCGACGTTCAGGAACTGAAG CAAAAGATCAGCACCATGACAGCAGATGAGTACTTTGAGAAACATCCCGAACTGAAAAAGAAATTCGATGATGAGATCCGCAATGACAATTGGGGCTATTGA